In Amycolatopsis sp. EV170708-02-1, the following are encoded in one genomic region:
- a CDS encoding NAD(P)/FAD-dependent oxidoreductase yields MSEPRKIVIVGAGLAGATAAGTLRERGYEGEVVLLGTDTHRPYELPPLSKGLLLGKTDEPDWVHDEGFYGEKDIAFSGGATATKIELGSRLVHDDKGGEHRFDRLVLATGSRPRSLPVPGGDLPGLRTLRTLDDALALRSAFKDARRVVIVGAGWIGTEAAAAAREHGAEVTVVDQVGSPLLAVLGEQVSGVFKDLHTQHGVNWRLGEGVAGFTGGPDGVTGVRLQSGDELPADVVLVAVGAAPRVDLAHAAGLELSDDGGVCADAGLRTAAPDVYAIGDIAAHFHPRYGKRVRVEHWSNAKWQGEHVAGNLLGENEPYLRSPYFFSDQYDLGCEYRGLADPESDELVVRGDLAARDFTAFWLRDGQVAAAMNVNQWDDGDALKALVEGRTSVTAEQLRTADLNGLVSG; encoded by the coding sequence ATGTCCGAACCCAGGAAGATCGTCATCGTCGGCGCCGGTCTCGCCGGGGCGACGGCCGCCGGGACGCTGCGTGAACGCGGCTACGAGGGCGAAGTCGTGCTCCTCGGCACCGATACGCATCGCCCGTACGAATTACCGCCCTTGTCCAAGGGGCTTCTGCTGGGCAAGACGGATGAACCCGACTGGGTGCACGACGAGGGTTTCTACGGCGAGAAGGACATCGCGTTCTCCGGCGGCGCGACCGCGACCAAGATCGAGCTCGGCTCGCGGCTCGTGCACGACGACAAGGGCGGCGAACACCGCTTCGACCGGCTCGTGCTCGCGACCGGCTCCCGGCCGCGCTCGTTGCCGGTACCCGGCGGGGATCTGCCGGGGCTGCGGACCCTGCGCACCCTCGACGACGCGCTGGCGCTCCGCTCGGCGTTCAAGGACGCCCGGCGGGTGGTGATCGTCGGCGCGGGCTGGATCGGGACCGAGGCCGCGGCGGCCGCCAGGGAACACGGCGCCGAGGTGACCGTGGTCGACCAGGTCGGCTCGCCGCTGCTCGCGGTACTGGGCGAGCAGGTGTCCGGCGTCTTCAAGGACCTCCACACCCAGCACGGCGTGAACTGGCGGTTGGGTGAAGGTGTCGCGGGATTCACCGGCGGCCCGGACGGGGTGACCGGCGTCCGCCTTCAGAGTGGTGACGAGCTCCCCGCGGATGTGGTGCTGGTGGCCGTCGGCGCGGCGCCGCGGGTCGACCTCGCGCACGCCGCCGGGCTGGAACTGTCCGACGACGGCGGTGTCTGCGCCGACGCCGGCCTGCGGACGGCCGCGCCCGACGTCTACGCGATCGGCGACATCGCCGCGCATTTCCACCCCCGCTACGGAAAACGCGTCCGCGTCGAGCACTGGTCGAACGCGAAGTGGCAGGGCGAGCACGTTGCCGGGAACCTGCTGGGCGAGAACGAGCCGTACCTGCGGAGCCCGTATTTCTTCTCGGACCAGTACGACCTCGGGTGCGAGTACCGGGGCCTCGCCGATCCCGAAAGCGACGAGCTCGTGGTGCGGGGCGATCTCGCGGCGCGGGACTTCACGGCGTTCTGGCTGCGGGACGGGCAGGTGGCCGCCGCGATGAACGTCAACCAATGGGACGACGGGGACGCGTTGAAGGCCCTGGTCGAGGGACGCACGAGCGTGACCGCGGAGCAGCTGAGGACCGCCGACCTCAACGGACTCGTGAGTGGCTAG
- a CDS encoding SDR family oxidoreductase: MTTYFVTGATGFLGKRLVARLLRRPETVAVHVLVRETSRGKLPSHEKLVPVTGDLTEPSLGIDPARMGHLDHVVHLGAIYDLTADEAANRAANVDGTRNVLEFAAAAKAGLFHHVSSIAVAGQYAGRFTEADFDLGQGFASPYHATKFEAEKLVRRHGKTPFRVYRPSAVAGDSRTGEMDKIDGPYYFLPAISRLATLPRRLPLAAPDLGATNLVPVDYVVEAMEHLMHVDAPSGSTYHLASPRPQPLHEVYNAFARAAGGPKISAVLPARPSGALKRAGTRLAKSTAAGFDRVPGGRSARAAVLAELGIPLEVLPHLSMEVDFDTSATTAALEGSGITLPPLKEYAGPLYRYWLEHLDPDRGRRRPGPEPLVGRKVLITGASSGIGRASALAVAAKGGEVILVARRADELEEVREQIVAAGGKASAYPCDLTDGGAVDALVKDVLAAHGAVDMLVNNAGRSIRRSLSLSTERFHDFERTMAINYFGPVRLTLGLLPSMTARGFGHVVNVTTQGLQTDTPRFSAYLASKAALEEFGLTAGRETLSDGVTFTSVRMPLVRTDMIAPTGSYRGMPSSSPERAAALVVKALEKRPEILNLPEGTAAELVTLVAPKTARFFAHLVYRAMPESAPESRGLPRKAPLASVAGAVTRLVWRRRP, encoded by the coding sequence ATGACCACCTACTTCGTGACGGGCGCGACGGGCTTTCTGGGAAAACGCCTGGTCGCGCGCCTACTACGGCGACCGGAGACCGTAGCCGTCCACGTTCTCGTGAGGGAGACCTCACGCGGGAAGCTCCCGAGCCACGAGAAGCTCGTTCCCGTCACCGGCGATCTGACCGAACCCTCGCTGGGCATCGATCCCGCCCGCATGGGCCATCTCGACCACGTCGTGCATCTCGGCGCGATCTACGACCTCACCGCGGACGAGGCGGCGAACCGCGCGGCCAACGTCGACGGCACCCGCAACGTCCTGGAGTTCGCCGCCGCCGCGAAGGCCGGGCTCTTCCACCACGTCTCTTCGATCGCGGTCGCCGGGCAGTACGCCGGGCGCTTCACCGAGGCCGACTTCGACCTCGGCCAGGGTTTCGCGTCGCCGTACCACGCGACGAAGTTCGAGGCGGAGAAACTCGTGCGACGGCACGGGAAAACACCGTTCCGCGTGTACCGGCCGTCCGCCGTGGCCGGTGATTCGCGCACCGGTGAGATGGACAAGATCGACGGCCCGTACTACTTCCTTCCCGCGATCTCGCGGCTCGCCACGCTGCCCCGCCGGCTCCCTCTCGCCGCCCCGGATCTCGGCGCGACGAACCTCGTCCCGGTCGACTACGTCGTCGAGGCGATGGAACACCTCATGCACGTCGACGCGCCCAGTGGCAGCACGTACCACCTCGCGTCGCCCCGGCCGCAGCCGCTGCACGAGGTCTACAACGCCTTCGCGCGGGCCGCGGGCGGGCCGAAGATCTCCGCCGTCCTTCCCGCCCGGCCGTCCGGAGCCCTCAAGCGCGCCGGCACCCGGCTGGCGAAATCCACGGCCGCCGGATTCGACCGGGTCCCCGGCGGGCGGTCGGCCCGCGCGGCGGTGCTCGCGGAGCTCGGCATCCCGCTCGAAGTCCTGCCGCATCTGAGCATGGAGGTCGACTTCGACACGAGCGCGACCACGGCCGCGCTCGAAGGCAGCGGGATCACCTTGCCTCCACTGAAGGAGTACGCCGGTCCGCTCTACCGGTACTGGCTGGAGCACCTCGATCCCGATCGCGGGCGCCGGCGTCCCGGGCCGGAGCCGCTGGTCGGCCGGAAGGTCCTCATCACCGGCGCGTCCTCGGGGATCGGGCGCGCGTCCGCGCTGGCCGTCGCCGCGAAGGGCGGCGAAGTGATCCTCGTGGCCAGGCGTGCCGACGAACTCGAAGAGGTCCGCGAGCAGATCGTCGCGGCGGGCGGCAAGGCCTCGGCGTACCCGTGCGACCTCACCGACGGCGGCGCCGTCGACGCTCTGGTCAAGGACGTGCTCGCCGCCCACGGCGCCGTCGACATGCTGGTCAACAACGCGGGCCGCTCGATCCGGCGGTCGCTTTCGCTGTCCACCGAACGGTTCCACGACTTCGAGCGCACGATGGCGATCAACTACTTCGGGCCAGTGCGGCTGACGCTGGGGCTGCTGCCGTCGATGACCGCGCGCGGCTTCGGGCACGTGGTCAACGTGACCACCCAAGGACTGCAAACGGACACACCGAGGTTTTCCGCTTACCTGGCCTCGAAGGCCGCGCTGGAGGAGTTCGGGCTGACCGCCGGCCGGGAAACGCTTTCCGACGGCGTCACCTTCACCTCGGTCCGGATGCCGCTGGTGCGCACCGACATGATCGCCCCGACCGGCTCCTATCGAGGCATGCCGTCGAGCTCCCCCGAACGCGCCGCCGCGCTCGTGGTGAAGGCACTGGAGAAACGACCGGAGATCCTGAACCTGCCCGAGGGCACGGCCGCCGAACTGGTGACGCTCGTCGCACCGAAGACGGCGCGGTTCTTCGCCCACCTCGTCTACCGCGCGATGCCGGAGTCCGCGCCGGAATCCCGTGGCCTGCCCCGGAAGGCCCCGCTCGCCTCGGTGGCGGGCGCGGTCACCCGGCTGGTCTGGCGCCGTCGTCCCTGA
- a CDS encoding Bcr/CflA family multidrug efflux MFS transporter codes for MTIAPERVEEPVARPLTTGRARFVLILGGLSAFGPLSIDMYLPALPQMAGELRAADATVQLTLSAFIIGLALGQLILGPLSDAIGRRKPLVAGLALYMVGSILCAVAPTAELLIAARGVQAFGAAAGIVIARATVRDLYSGTAMTKFFSLLMLVNGLAPILAPIIGGQILNWTSWRGVFVCLTVFGAVLLAVVFFLLPEPLPVERRTPARFGSVLRKYASLLGDRGFLGYALASGLMFGSLFAYISGSSFALQGVYGLSPQAYSLVFGLNGIGIVAVGQLNGRIVGRFPERTLLTVGLVIAAVAGFGVLAATVLDLGLIGLLIPLFILVSSIGMVAPNASSLALAEQARSAGSASALLGVLQFVVGGLATPLVGLGGPGTAVPMGIVMAGFGVLALLAFGTMTRPATAALAVAQA; via the coding sequence ATGACCATCGCGCCCGAGCGAGTGGAAGAACCTGTCGCGCGGCCTCTCACGACCGGACGCGCCCGGTTCGTCCTGATCCTCGGCGGCCTGTCCGCCTTCGGGCCCCTGTCCATCGACATGTACCTGCCCGCGCTGCCGCAGATGGCGGGCGAACTGCGCGCCGCGGACGCCACCGTCCAGCTGACGCTGAGCGCGTTCATCATCGGGCTCGCCCTCGGGCAGCTGATCCTCGGACCGCTGTCCGACGCGATCGGCCGCCGCAAACCGCTCGTGGCCGGGCTCGCGCTCTACATGGTCGGCTCGATCCTGTGCGCCGTCGCCCCGACCGCCGAACTGCTCATCGCCGCCCGCGGGGTCCAGGCCTTCGGCGCCGCGGCGGGCATCGTGATCGCCAGGGCGACCGTGCGCGACCTCTACTCCGGCACCGCGATGACGAAGTTCTTCTCGCTGCTCATGCTGGTCAACGGGCTCGCCCCGATCCTGGCGCCGATCATCGGCGGCCAGATCCTGAACTGGACGTCGTGGCGAGGCGTGTTCGTCTGCCTGACCGTGTTCGGCGCGGTCCTGCTGGCCGTCGTCTTCTTCCTCCTGCCTGAGCCGCTGCCCGTGGAGCGCCGCACGCCGGCGCGGTTCGGCTCGGTGCTGCGGAAGTACGCGAGCCTGCTGGGCGACCGCGGCTTCCTCGGCTACGCGCTGGCCTCCGGGCTCATGTTCGGCAGCCTGTTCGCCTACATCTCCGGCTCGTCCTTCGCGCTGCAGGGCGTCTACGGGCTCAGCCCGCAGGCGTACAGCCTGGTGTTCGGGCTCAACGGCATCGGCATCGTGGCCGTCGGGCAGCTGAACGGGCGCATCGTCGGACGTTTCCCGGAGCGGACGCTGCTGACCGTCGGTCTCGTCATCGCGGCGGTGGCCGGATTCGGCGTGCTGGCCGCGACGGTGCTGGACCTCGGGCTGATCGGGCTGCTGATCCCGCTGTTCATCCTGGTGTCGAGTATCGGCATGGTCGCGCCGAACGCGAGCTCGCTGGCGCTCGCCGAACAGGCGCGGTCCGCCGGTTCGGCGTCGGCGCTGCTGGGCGTGCTGCAGTTCGTCGTCGGCGGGCTGGCGACGCCGCTGGTCGGGCTGGGCGGTCCGGGGACCGCGGTCCCGATGGGGATCGTGATGGCGGGCTTCGGCGTTCTCGCGCTGCTGGCCTTCGGGACCATGACGCGACCCGCGACGGCAGCCTTGGCGGTCGCGCAGGCGTAG